In Chiloscyllium plagiosum isolate BGI_BamShark_2017 chromosome 39, ASM401019v2, whole genome shotgun sequence, one genomic interval encodes:
- the LOC122542223 gene encoding ferritin, middle subunit-like: MASQVCQNYHQDCEAAVNKQINLELTASYLYQSLMSYFDRDDVALHHFSQFFKAQSQEKQEHAEKLLKFQNQRGGRVLLQDVKKPERDEWGNGLQAMQVALDLEKNVNQSLLDLHQLATTQTDPHLCDFLETHYLDEEVEIIKRLGDYITNLKRLGAPENGLGEYLFDRLSLEDSS, encoded by the exons atgGCTTCCCAGGTTTGTCAAAACTATCACCAGGATTGTGAAGCTGCTGTTAACAAGCAGATTAacctggagctcactgcctcCTATCTCTATCAGTCTTTG ATGTCGTACTTTGACCGGGATGATGTtgccctgcaccatttctcccagttCTTCAAAGCTCAGTCCCAGGAGAAGCAGGAACATGCGGAGAAGCTGCTGAAATTCCAGAATCAGcgtggaggcagagtcctccTCCAGGATGTGAAG AAGCCAGAGAGGGATGAGTGGGGTAACGGTCTGCAGGCAATGCAGGTTGCCCTGGATCTGGAGAAGAATGTGAACCAGAGTTTGCTGGATCTACACCAACTCGCCACtacccagactgaccctcat ctgtgtgacttcctggagactcactatttggatgaggaggttgagatcaTCAAGCGACTTGGGGACTACATCACCAACCTGAAGCGTTTGGGAGCTCCTGAGAATGGGCTGGGAGAatacctgtttgacaggctctCGCTGGAGGACAGCAGTTAG
- the LOC122542224 gene encoding ferritin, heavy subunit-like: protein MASQVCQNYHQDCEAAVNKQINLELTASYLYQSLMSYFDRDDVALHHFSHFFKAQSQEKQEHAEKLLKFQNQRGGRVLLQDVKKPERDEWGNGLQAMQVALDLEKNVNQSLLDLHQLATAQTDPHLCDFLETHYLDEEVEIIKRLGDYITNLKRLGAPENGLGEYLFDRLSLEDSS, encoded by the exons ATGGCTTCCCAGGTTTGTCAAAACTATCACCAGGATTGTGAAGCTGCTGTCAACAAGCAGATTAacctggagctcactgcctcCTATCTCTATCAGTCTTTG ATGTCGTACTTTGACCGGGATGATGTtgccctgcaccatttctcccactTCTTCAAAGCTCAGTCCCAGGAGAAGCAGGAACATGCAGAAAAGCTGCTGAAATTCCAGAATCAGcgtggaggcagagtcctcctgcaggatgtgaag AAGCCAGAGAGGGATGAGTGGGGTAACGGTCTGCAGGCAATGCAGGTTGCCCTGGATCTGGAGAAGAATGTGAACCAGAGTTTGCTGGATCTACACCAACTCGCCActgcccagactgaccctcat ctgtgtgacttcctggagacccactatttggatgaggaggttgagatcaTCAAGCGACTTGGGGACTACATCACCAACCTGAAGCGTCTGGGAGCTCCTGAGAATGGGctgggagagtacctgtttgacaggctctCGCTGGAGGACAGCAGTTAG